GCGCTTTCCCGCAAGGGAGTTACAGAAACCCAGCCGGACAAGGAGGTGTTAAAGAAGCTGCGGCCGGCATACGCCCATGATCCGGACAGCTTAATTGCCGCATCCCAGGTAATTGCCATTCACTTTCAAACCATCGCCGCCGCCAATAACTACTGGCGCAGCGAGGAATAAATCCGTTTAATCGACCCTGTCGATTATCTATGCCGTGCCGGCGATCATGAACATCCTCGCGTTCGGGGTTTTCGGCTGGAATTATTAGATTTTGGAAACGCCCGCCTTTTGCAGCTCCTCTTCAAACATTTACAGGCCAAGAGGAGCTGCAAATCCGAAAATAATGCTTCGACAGATACTGCCAATCCATTACATCCAACGCAGCCCGTTTCTGACAGCGATGCTCTCCAAAGCTGCCAGGAGCACCTGCATTATTCTTGATTTATCAGCCGATGTGATTGTGGATCATTTGTCAAGAATAAAGCTTTGACGCCTCTTATGCCGGTTATTGCCGGTTTTGCAATCTATTTTGACGATATTTCACAAAAGACTTCCTGTTCTGTGCTTTTGCTCTTATCATACCTGCCGGACTACACCCGAAAAATTTTACAGGAGACCCTGGCCCATGAAATTTAAACTGGTAAAAGCTGTGGACAAGGACGAAAATGGCAATCTTGTCATCAACCTGGCTTCGAATGCGGCCGATGACGACTGGCTTCGCGCTGCCCGCTTAGCCCGCAGGGCCAAAGCAGGCGATGAGGAGGCCGCAAAAGAGTTGAAATTCCTCCGGGAAACCCCCATGGTTCGGTTGGTTGAAGACGAAAAAGAGGATTAACTTCTCCGATTGCTTAACAAAAAGCAAGCCAACATAGCCTTGCACATCCGAAAAGACCTGTAAAAATAGTCGTTCCAGAGCAATTTGATATATTTTATGCTGCTTCCACAGAGACCAACCCCGGGAAAGGGTTTTATGCAGACGATATTGAGCCATATTATTCAAAAACGGTTTTCACATTTGTATGAAGACGTGGCCACCGATGCCCTTGCGTCCTAAATTCCAGCAAAGAGGCGCACAGCGCAATGATGAAGGTGCTCCATGCAGCAGCCCCTGATCTTCCCGTCCTCCGGTTTGAAACCCAGAAAGCGGAAGAAAATATTCGGCCGGACATGTGGGGCTATGACAACGATGGCCCCCGGGTCTTTATTGAAAACAAGTTCTGGGCAGGATTGACAGAGCATCAACCCGTGTCATACCTTGAAAAATTGGCAGCATACAACCGGCCATCCATTATTTTATTTGTTGTGCCGGATGCACGCGAGCAAATCCTCTGGCGGGAATTATGCCGCAGGCTCCAGGAAGCCGGTATAGCTGCAACAGGCAAAAATACGTTATCCGGGCCTATTACGCTTGCAGCCGCAACTGCCACAGGCCCGGTAATGGCCCTTGCATCGTGGACCAGGCTGATCTCAGCGCTGGCGCTCAGCGTAGCAGATGATCCGTTTGCAAGAAACGATCTGGCCCAGCTGCAGGCTCTTTGTGAAGCAGCAGACATTGATGCATTTGTGCCAATATTGCCCCGGCACGTAACCGACCAGAGGATGCCCGCATTTGTCCTCCAGTTAAACGCCATAGTCCAGGCTTCAGTGGAACTGGCCGTTTCGGAAAATATTTTGACCCTAAACGGCCTAAAACCGCAGGCTTCCTGGAACCGGATCGGGCGCTACATAAAGTTTTCCTTTGAAAATGGCCCCGGTGTGTGGGTAGGGCTTCATTTCGACCTTTGGAAGCAGTACGGGGAAACGTTACTTTGGATGGTGTTTTCGCAAACAGATTGGGGACGGGCATTGCAGTCAAAGCCTTTACTCGAACCATGGGCCGCCCGGGAGGACAAATTCGTAGCCTTTCAGAACAGCGAACTGGCAATTGCCCTTAATCTTGTTTTTGGCGAAGATAAAGACCATGTGGTGCGAAGGCTTGCAGGGCTATACAAAGATATTGCAGATGCCCTTTGTCCGCCTGGTGCATAATCAACTTCACTTAACCCCGGTATTGCTGTTTAATTTTTCCCAGAAACTTGTCGGCAAAAACGGGCCGATGCTGACATCTTCGGCCATGCGGCGGCAATGGGCGCAGTTGATACAAAAAAACCCCATGCAAAACACTTGAAAAAATAAGTGACCATTCGCATGGATGTTGATATCATTAGTTATTTCAAGAAACCGGCATTCCGGACCAGAATCTGATCAATCTGTATTTGAGAGATTGTGTGCAGTTCGAGCGAAAGATTTCAATCAAATGGGATTCATAAGAGGCATGAGGCGGAAAAAGGCGATTTTGTGAACAAGAGCCTGAATTCGGAACAACGGTAATGATCAATGGAATCCTTGAAACAAAAATTAAGAGAGTTTGCAACGGCGCGGGACTGGGAACAGTTTCATTCGCCAAAAAATCTTGTCATGGCCCTGAGCGTGGAAGTTGCAGAACTTATGGAGCATTTCCAGTGGATTTCGCAAGACCAAAGCAGAAACCTGGATGCAAAAACCCGTGAAAAGGTCCGGCAGGAAATCGGGGATGTTATGGTTTATCTCGTCCGGCTGGCCGATCAGCTCGGAATTGACCCGGTAGCGGCTGCACAGGAAAAAGTTTCTGTCAATGAAGCCCGGTATCCGGCAGAAAAGGTGCGGGGCAGCGCGAAAAAGTACAATGAATATGAATGATGGCAGCCACAAGGCGGAAAACCGGATATGCTGATTTATTCTGCGACCAAAAGAGATTTCAGAAAAGATGTTCTATCCAATCGAATCGAGGAAAAAATATTAACCGCCTACCAGGAAAAAACGGGCAATACAACTAGCCAGAGCGAGATCCTGTCATGGAGAAATTCCATGCAGTATATGCACAACGTCCTGGATTTCACAAAAATTCAGAATGATACCGGTGTTTCCATTGAATACTGGCAGAAGACATCCTCGAAAACCCGGCGGCCGGCGTGGAGAGTTTCCGGCGGATTGTGGCCTCGGTTAACGGGCAGTAGGGGATTTTCAAGGATTCCTGGTCTGTCAGTGCTTACTGTTTGATTCTGCGGTGTAATTTGTGTATGCTTCATTTTGACGGGGTTTTTTTGTGATGTTGAGTTTGTCAATCGTCTATTTTTAAGCCCGAAAGTTGAGTTATATGTTTATCAACCGGCTTATTAACCATACTGGCTTGTTCAGCAAGGTCCTTTATAGAGTTTAGAAAAAGGTTTTTTTAGATGACAACCCTTGAAAAACGTTCAGAAGAAAGGCTTCCACTGGAATCTGCAACGCTGCCCCTTTTGGGCTCCAGGCAGGAAGACTTCCAGCCGTTTCAATACCTGGTGCAGGATTTGAGCGCAAATGGTGTGCGCATTGCCATCCCCTCCTGGGCACAGCGAAGGGAAAAGCTTTACAGGGGAGATGCAGTAAATCTTCATTTGCCCTACCAGCTTTACGGGCAGAGCAAAAATCAGGGGATCGTTGCCTGGGAAAACTGGGATCCGCAGATGCAGATTCAGTCCTGTGGAATTTCCCTGCACAGACATTTTCCGGAAACTTATCCGGTCTATATTTCACTGGAAACCCGGGAAGCGGTCGTCAACCTGTCTGTTGTGCAAAGCGTTGCAAACATCCTTTGTAAAGTGCTAAAGGATGCTGTTTTGCTAAAAAGGGGCCTGCTTATCTACATGGAGCACCTGGTGGCCTACCTGACCCGGGTAAGCCGGTTTTCCAAAAAGGAGTACGCAGATTTCCGGGGGCTTATCATTGAAGATATTCAGTCCGGGCTTAAGGATAATCTCAGGTATTTAGAGGCGCTTTATCAAGACGCCTTGAACGCTGCATCTGAACATGAGATTTTTGATCGGCTTGATATTGATGATATCCGGAAGAAAATGGAGCCTGAACTCTATGTCGATCTTTTCCGGTCAGTACTGGATTCAGAAATTATCCAGCGCTACCTGGTCGCCTTGAAAGTTCTGGAGAAAAAGGGATTTAACAATTACAATACTTTGGTAATCCTTTATGTAAACAGCCTATGAACCGTTTTTGCCTTCAAACAAGGGCATGGGGGAAAAAAAATGCCTCAGCACCGGCCCGCAGTAGCTGCAGGACGGATCAGTTTGCAGGCGCCAGTTTGTTTCCTTGTCCGCCTGGAACCAGAACACACCCCGGATATCCCACCGGGCTGCAGTAAAAAAGGCGTCCCTGACCCATCGGTCCCGGTCCCTCCCATCCTGTCGGGCCGCAGCGGTTTCAAAAACAAATACCGGTTTTTCGGAATCGATTTGTTTTAATTGCCTGTACATGGATGAAAAGATATCTTCAAACGTACGCCAGTTGCTTTGCCACCCATGTTCATCAACCGTCCGGGTTTGTCCCCAGTTATATCCGTCCATTCCCATTACATCTACGTAGCTGCTGCCGGGATAATAATTTTTTGCCTGGTTCCAGTCTGCTCCCGGATCTTTTTCCGGGCAGGGCAGGGACTCGGCATTGGGGCAAAATGCAAAAAAAGCGTTTTTTACACCCAGGTTTTTAAATCGTAAAACCACGTAGCGAAACATTTCCCGGTAGCGCCGGGGACTGTTGGGGCCGTATTCTGACCTTTTTGCTCCCCAGGCGTATTGATCAATGTTCATCTCGTGGGCAAAACGGATCATTACGGGATATCCCAGGGTGCGGACTTGCTTTGCAAACCCGTCGATATAGCCGTCGTATTCTCCGTTTACAATTTCTTCAGACGGGATCATGCGAGGCTTGCCGTCTTTATGATGCAGGGGTTCCCATGTCAGGCAGGTCATGGCCCCGGCTTTGTGTACGGCCTCAAATGCCTGTTCCGGAAAGTTGTTGTGCAGGGGGTTTTTGGGCCACTGCAAAAACAAGTTGATCATGCTGACCGGCAAGCCTGTTTCCGCTTCCATTATTTTGATTTCATCAGCGGATTCCGGCAGTCCGTGCACGGCCAGTCCGAAAAACAAGCTCTGGTTCTGCCCGGAAAATCGATTCTTTTCTTTTCCCGTGCACCCGGGAGAAAACGGGACAGTTAATAAAATGCCTGCCAAAAGCATGCAAGAATATTTTTTTAAAGATAATGTCGGTTTCACAGCGATTCGGGCTCTTTTTCCAAGGGATGGTTGAAATACACAACAAAGACAAGAATTAAAAAATGGTATAGGCACCAAAACGAGTTCACCGACAGCGCCAGCACCAGTTCCCTTTCGAAATAAATGCGCATGCCCGCCCATATCGCTGCTGTAAAACATAACAAGGCAAGGCCCACCTGCGGCCAGAGCGTATAAAACGGTAATGACAGGCTCTGGCCTTTGGGCGTGGTCTTGAAGCTGCCCCTGTAGCCTGAAATGGCCAGAAGAGATGCCTTCATATAAACAGGAAAGCAGATTGCCTGGAGCAGCACCCCGTTTACAATTTCAAAAAATTTATAGCGCCGCTGGCGCAAAGACCAGAGAAACAGGCTGAACGAAAGGAGAATATAGGGAATATAAAACATGAAATACAGCTCTGGTTTGGCAAAATAGGTTGGAATATTAAATAAAATAAACAAAACCGGAGAGATGACCAGAATCAGCATGACCCATCCGATAAAATAATGCGTACAGGATAACATATATTCCCACCATTTATATAAATTCAGCCGCCCTGGATTTTTTACAAAGGCCTTTACGATCTCGCGAAAAAGCCCCACTGTTCCAAGAGACCAGCGGAACTGCTGCTTGAAATACGCCCCAAGGTCTTCCGGGCCGTCTCCGAAAGCGCTGACTTTGTTCAAATAAGCCGAACTCCATCCTTTCAGGTGAAACTTCAGTGATGTGGCAAAATCCTCGGTTACGGAAGCCTCGTCAAAACCGCCCACGTCCTTTAGGGCTTTTCTTCTGAAAACAACATTGGTTCCGCAGCAGAACATGGCATCCTGCATGCTCTTGCCTTCGCATATGTATTCATAAAAGACGGCCTGCTGGAGCCCCGAGGCCCTGGCCACACGGTTGCCTTCGAAATTGGTGTAATACTGGGGCGTCTGGATAAACGCCACGTCAGCATTGGCTTCCATCCTGGCAATCAGCGGTTCAACAAAATCCGGAAAAGGGTTCTGATCTGCGTCAAACACGATGATGTATTTCTCGCTTCCCGGCTTTGTGTTTTCCCAGTGGGCACATGCCTGGTACGAAAAACCTGCCGGTGGACTGCCGTCCAGAAAATTCATAAAATCATTGATCATTCCGGCTTTGGCCCCCCGCCATTTGCGCCGGAACAGATCAACGCCGATGCGCTGGCACATGTCGTCTACCTGTTTCCGGTAGAAATCCGCGTTTTCTGCTGACGTCCAATCCCCGGTGTCATATCGGGTGTCGTCCAGAAAATAAATTCTCTTGTTGGGATAGGTCAGGTTATAGAAACTGACCAGGGTATCCTCCACGATTTCGATAGGCTCCCGAAACGAAGAGACAATAATCGCCACCGGCGGATATTCGTATAGTTCCATGGACTTGAGTTCTTGCGGGGCATCATTTTTCTCATCCGAATTGATAACGCGAAACAGGTTCAGAAAATAGCCGAACCCGTGTGTGAGTACAAAAAACTGGGCAGCAAGAAGCAGGAAGCCGAAAAATTTTTCATACCAGGCATAATCGGCCACAATAAAAATAAATATCCTGACCGTAAGGTAAAGGACAATGATAAGCAGCGTAAACGAGATAAGTGAAAGAATCAGGTTGTTTATAATTTTTTTTTGTATCTTCATCATGAAGCCTATTTACTTTTCAGTCAAAGAGTTGTGCCTTTTGTTCTAAAACCTTACAAACATGTCTATCGACAATGCGGCCGCATCCCACTGTTTTGAACGGTGCCACATGGCCGAAGCGCTGACGCCGACTCGGTCGCTTATTTCTTTTTTCCACAGCGCCTCGATCTCAAAGGAGTGATTCTGATCGGTTTCCGTGCCTATGGTAATCCGCAGGTCGTAAAAATGCTCTCGTGCACCGCAGAAAAAATTCTCTGCCAGGTCATGGCGAAACACAAGCGTTGCGGCGGTCTTCCAGTAATCCTGCGGGGTCCAGTAGGGATGCCTGAAATCATCGGGTGTTAAACACCGGCCACCCGGGGCCGTACACCCCTGATGCAAATCGTCTGTATCCCGGTATTCAACGGAGAGTATACCTTTTACCTCCCGGGGATGATCGGTAAAAGAATAGCCTGCGGCAGCATCATATATGTATCCGTGATTGCCGTCACTGTAGCTTTTGTAGGCTGTTCCTGCCCCTATTTCAAACCTCCGGGACAGATTTGCATCAAGTCTTGCCTTCAGGCTTTCGTAATAAATACCCTGTGCCAGCGCCACAGGGTTGACAAGTTCTTCTGCTTTTTCATAACCGATTTCAAAACGGGCATAATTGTCCAGGTTGATCGCTGCTGTCAAATACCCCAGTGTTATATCATCAAGATCCACCCGGAAAGCTTCACGGGCTGCATTATCGCCGGTAAGCTTTGAAAAATTTGTCATTTGCAGGTTTTCATCGTAGGCCTTGCGGGTTATTCCGCCGTAAAAAGAAAGATAGGGCCCGGTGACCAGCTCACCCCGGAGGCCAAGTCCAGAGGCTTCCACTGTATCAGCGTATTTCAGTGGAGATTCCATATACCGGTGTGCAACCACCTGCAGTTTGTGCCTGCAGTTAACCGGGAGCTTTATTCCGAGATCGGCCCTGTGCCTTTCCATCTGAGCAAGATCTCCCCGGCCTTTTTCCCTCCAGAATCTGTATGCCCCAAATATCTGCGGGCGTGACCGTGTTTTTTGTCTTTCAAGGGCGACAGCGGCCTGACCGTGCAGGGGATCAATTTTGAGCAGTTCTTCATAAAACTGCTTTTCCTGGTCACAAAGACCAAGGGCGCAGTGAACCTGGGCCAGTTCAAACAGCGCTTCCTGGTTGCCGGCATCAATCTCCACCAGCTCCCGCAGCCGTCTTTGGGCCGGGGCAAAACGTCTGTTGTAGACAAGGTGTTTGGACTGGTGCTCCAGGGATGCTTTTTTCTGTATCTGATACAGATAATCCAGTTCGGCCCGGGTATTTTCAATGGTTTGCCGATGGCGTTGCCGTAGCTGGAAGCCCTGCTTTTCATACCAGTGAAAAAAGGTTTCATACCCGTTATAGGCAGATCCGCTGTCAGCTTTCTGATCCAGCTTTTCCAATGCGCTTTCCAGAAGTCCGTCATTGGCCGGCTCTGCTTTGCCGCGCAGGCGTTTCAGTAAAACTGTGTCCACGGGAGGGGTGTATATGCGTTGATAATAACCGCGTCCCGCATCGGCCATTTTCCCCCAGTATGCGGTGCGGGCAGCTTCTTTTAAGACAACGAAGTTGTCCGGGTTCTTTTGAAACAATGCTTCATAGGCATCAACAGCATCCCCGTATCTGGCAGACCAGGAAAGAACCCTGGCCCGGGTCAGGGCAAGCTTGTAACTTTCAGGATAGTCTGCGCGCAGGCGGTCCAAAACAGAAGTGCTTTTATCATAAAGCCCCATGGCTGCACTTGTTTCCGCAAGGCCCACGGCGCAGGGGAAATGATCCGGGTAACTTGCAAAAGCGGCTTTATAACAGGATAGTGCGAGTTCACGGTGTCCAAGTTTCGCCAGAACATCGCCCAGATCACAGAGCCGATCCGGACCCGGTTTTTCCTGAATCAACCCCTGGATATAATCCGGCAGGGAATCTCCGGCTGCCTGCAGCAGAAGGATCTTTGGCAATGATGCCTGCGGATTGATGGCCAGGGCCTGCTCCCAGCACTGCCTGGCCTCCCGGGGTTTTCCCCGTTTTGATTTAACCTGTCCCAGGCCTGTGAGTGCTTCGGCTTTTTTTCTGCCCACGGCAGCGGCTTTTGTATACAGCGCTTCTGCATCCTCGGGCCGGTTGGCCAGTTGATAGCTACGGGCGCCCGGCATGAGGATGACATCTTTGAAGCCGTGCTTTTCTATAAAGGCATCCGCAGATGATGTCGCTTTTGCGTAGTCGCCTTCCTGCAATGCGATGTTTACCTTTTCAGCATGGGCTTCATAATAATGCACCGATGGCCGGCTATTTTTCTTTTTGGTTATAATCAGCAGATGCTTTCTGGCTTCATCATATCGCTGCTGGGTGCTCAAATTTCTTGCCAGCTTCAGGTTCAGGCTTTCACTTGCCGGATCTTTTGCCAGCTGCTGCCGAATAATTTCTTCTGCTGTATAAAAATCTCCCCATAAAATGGTCAGGTCCGCAAATGCCATCAGGGTCTGTGCTTTTTCATCACCATCGAGTTTGGCAAGGACTTTTTGGCAGATATCCCGGCTTTTGCTGTATTGTCCGAAAGAAGCGTATAATTTTGCCAGCGCCTGGAAGGCCTTGGGGTCAGAATCAGCAGATACGGGAAAATCGTCGGCAAGATCAATCGCCCTGCTTCGGTTTCCCTGCAAAAACGCCAGTCTGATGCGCAAAAGCTTTACCCGGCGGCTATCCGGTTGGCTGTCGGCCAGCTTGTCGATGACCGCATCCGCCCTGGCCAGGTTGTCCGGAGTTTTGCTTTGCAAAAGCAGCCCGGCGAGCATCAAACGGGCTTTAAAATCGCTTATTGCTTCGCTTTGCGGCACGATGGCGGACCGGCTGTTTTCCGGGGACGGCCGATAAAACGGCTTGTCTTTTCCGGCAGCTGCAATTGCCGGCGAAATTAGCCATAACAGGCAGAAGAAAACGTTGAGAATCCTTTTTATGTGTATCCCCGGGCCCATATCAGTTAATCCGCAAGTGTTTTTTCCAGTTCTGTGATGGCCTGGTCAAATTGCTCCGACCAGATCAGCACCTGCGCGTACTTTCTTCTTACCTGGATATCATCGGGCCTTTCTTTTAAGATGGTTCTGAACTCCTTTGCCGAAGCCTCGTAATCGCCCGTCCAGCTAAGCACCTGAGCCAGCTTCAGGCGGACTCCATGGTCGGAAGGCTCGGATGAAAGGTGGTCGGTATAAATCTCTATGGCCGGTTCATACTCCTTGCGGGCAACATAAATATCGGCCATTTCCAGTTTTGCCGCAGCCGACAATTGCTTTTCGGGCACTGAGGAAAAAACCTTTTCGGCCTCGTCCAGGTCCCCTTTCCAGTAAAGCACCCGAGCCAGTTCAAGGCGGGCTTCGGCCAGGTCAGGTTTTTGATTGAGAAGTTTTTTGTATTGCTGCACAGACTCTTCGTAGCGCTCTGTGTAGCTCAGCAGCCGGGCCAGTTCAAGGCGCGCCTCCCAGTCCGGTATATCTTCGAGAAACAGGTTCTGGCTGTCTTCAAACGAGGATTCAGAGCAAAAGGCTGAACCGGGGATTATCCCCACGAGCACAGCGCATGAAATCATAATAAAAATTGTTGGTTTTATCGTTTTCATGATTTTTCTCCAAGAATCCGGTAATAAATATCAATGGCCTCCTGAAAACGCCCGCGCCTGGATAAAATCCTGGCCTGCCACACCAGGGCAATATCCCAGTCTGGTTTTTGGTCCAGAACCCTTTCTATGATTGCAAGGGCATGATCCGGATTGTTGTTTAGTAAATGCACCTGGGCCAGTTTCATCTGAAGGGACAGATTGTCCGGGCTTTTTTGTTTTATTTGCAAAAAAGCATCCAGGGCCTTGTCAAATTTTTCCAGGGCGAGATACGTATCTCCGAGACGATGCCAGGCAGCCGGGTCATCTATTCCCTTTTCCAGGGCCATGCGATAGAGTTTGGCGGCTTTTTGGTAATCATTTGCCATAAATGCCTGCCGTGCATGGTGAGACAGCACTTCATCCTGGTGGATGCGCGTATATGCCCAGGGAACCGCGGCCAGCAGAAAGCACAACATCCCGGCGAATAAAAGGTATTGTCTGGATTTGGCACTCATGCCCCCGGCCTGCCTGATGGGATTTTCTTTTTCATGGTCAGTGTGTTTTTACCCGCAATTGATTGGTATCTGACTTCATCCATTGTTTTTTGAATCAGAAAAAGTCCTCTGCCCCCCTCTGTTTCGGAGATGTTATTCTGGGGGGCGTGAAGTTGTTTTTGTTTCAGCATCTCTGTATTTAAAGCAATACCCGTGTCCGTTACCTGTACAACAATATCGGACGCATAAAGCAAAAGATTTACCTCGACGCTGCAATCCGCCCTGCATTCATGTGCGTGTTTTATGCTGTTGGCGACGGCTTCACAAACCGCCAGTTCAAATAAATAAACAAGCTCTTTATCCGGTGTCGTCCCGGCAAGAATCCCTTTAATCGCCTGGCCGATCATCTGTACACAATCCAGGCGGCAGGGTATTGTTAAAGTGATCTTTCTGAAGGACTCCACGACTCATGCAACCCGGTTCATGGATTGAATCGCACTTTTTCTGTCTTCATGGATTTCAAAAACGCCCCTGTCCAGCCGGGTGATTGAAAAAAGTTTGGCAACGTTGGGGCAGATGCCAAACAATACCAGCCGTCCCCTGTCGCCGATTGTTTTCAATGTGGAAAGCAGGGCGGATAAGCCTGAACTGTCCATGAATTCGACTTCTGACAGGTCTATGGCAATA
The nucleotide sequence above comes from Desulfosalsimonas propionicica. Encoded proteins:
- a CDS encoding STAS domain-containing protein, which encodes MDIETKKEGAVLLAKPLSGRLDAGNAPEFKSHMVDYILQDNMYIAIDLSEVEFMDSSGLSALLSTLKTIGDRGRLVLFGICPNVAKLFSITRLDRGVFEIHEDRKSAIQSMNRVA
- a CDS encoding glycoside hydrolase family 26 protein produces the protein MEAETGLPVSMINLFLQWPKNPLHNNFPEQAFEAVHKAGAMTCLTWEPLHHKDGKPRMIPSEEIVNGEYDGYIDGFAKQVRTLGYPVMIRFAHEMNIDQYAWGAKRSEYGPNSPRRYREMFRYVVLRFKNLGVKNAFFAFCPNAESLPCPEKDPGADWNQAKNYYPGSSYVDVMGMDGYNWGQTRTVDEHGWQSNWRTFEDIFSSMYRQLKQIDSEKPVFVFETAAARQDGRDRDRWVRDAFFTAARWDIRGVFWFQADKETNWRLQTDPSCSYCGPVLRHFFSPMPLFEGKNGS
- a CDS encoding nucleotide pyrophosphohydrolase; this translates as MESLKQKLREFATARDWEQFHSPKNLVMALSVEVAELMEHFQWISQDQSRNLDAKTREKVRQEIGDVMVYLVRLADQLGIDPVAAAQEKVSVNEARYPAEKVRGSAKKYNEYE
- a CDS encoding tetratricopeptide repeat protein is translated as MGPGIHIKRILNVFFCLLWLISPAIAAAGKDKPFYRPSPENSRSAIVPQSEAISDFKARLMLAGLLLQSKTPDNLARADAVIDKLADSQPDSRRVKLLRIRLAFLQGNRSRAIDLADDFPVSADSDPKAFQALAKLYASFGQYSKSRDICQKVLAKLDGDEKAQTLMAFADLTILWGDFYTAEEIIRQQLAKDPASESLNLKLARNLSTQQRYDEARKHLLIITKKKNSRPSVHYYEAHAEKVNIALQEGDYAKATSSADAFIEKHGFKDVILMPGARSYQLANRPEDAEALYTKAAAVGRKKAEALTGLGQVKSKRGKPREARQCWEQALAINPQASLPKILLLQAAGDSLPDYIQGLIQEKPGPDRLCDLGDVLAKLGHRELALSCYKAAFASYPDHFPCAVGLAETSAAMGLYDKSTSVLDRLRADYPESYKLALTRARVLSWSARYGDAVDAYEALFQKNPDNFVVLKEAARTAYWGKMADAGRGYYQRIYTPPVDTVLLKRLRGKAEPANDGLLESALEKLDQKADSGSAYNGYETFFHWYEKQGFQLRQRHRQTIENTRAELDYLYQIQKKASLEHQSKHLVYNRRFAPAQRRLRELVEIDAGNQEALFELAQVHCALGLCDQEKQFYEELLKIDPLHGQAAVALERQKTRSRPQIFGAYRFWREKGRGDLAQMERHRADLGIKLPVNCRHKLQVVAHRYMESPLKYADTVEASGLGLRGELVTGPYLSFYGGITRKAYDENLQMTNFSKLTGDNAAREAFRVDLDDITLGYLTAAINLDNYARFEIGYEKAEELVNPVALAQGIYYESLKARLDANLSRRFEIGAGTAYKSYSDGNHGYIYDAAAGYSFTDHPREVKGILSVEYRDTDDLHQGCTAPGGRCLTPDDFRHPYWTPQDYWKTAATLVFRHDLAENFFCGAREHFYDLRITIGTETDQNHSFEIEALWKKEISDRVGVSASAMWHRSKQWDAAALSIDMFVRF
- a CDS encoding tetratricopeptide repeat protein, whose amino-acid sequence is MSAKSRQYLLFAGMLCFLLAAVPWAYTRIHQDEVLSHHARQAFMANDYQKAAKLYRMALEKGIDDPAAWHRLGDTYLALEKFDKALDAFLQIKQKSPDNLSLQMKLAQVHLLNNNPDHALAIIERVLDQKPDWDIALVWQARILSRRGRFQEAIDIYYRILGEKS
- a CDS encoding ATP-binding protein; the protein is MIGQAIKGILAGTTPDKELVYLFELAVCEAVANSIKHAHECRADCSVEVNLLLYASDIVVQVTDTGIALNTEMLKQKQLHAPQNNISETEGGRGLFLIQKTMDEVRYQSIAGKNTLTMKKKIPSGRPGA
- a CDS encoding glycosyltransferase family 2 protein; translation: MMKIQKKIINNLILSLISFTLLIIVLYLTVRIFIFIVADYAWYEKFFGFLLLAAQFFVLTHGFGYFLNLFRVINSDEKNDAPQELKSMELYEYPPVAIIVSSFREPIEIVEDTLVSFYNLTYPNKRIYFLDDTRYDTGDWTSAENADFYRKQVDDMCQRIGVDLFRRKWRGAKAGMINDFMNFLDGSPPAGFSYQACAHWENTKPGSEKYIIVFDADQNPFPDFVEPLIARMEANADVAFIQTPQYYTNFEGNRVARASGLQQAVFYEYICEGKSMQDAMFCCGTNVVFRRKALKDVGGFDEASVTEDFATSLKFHLKGWSSAYLNKVSAFGDGPEDLGAYFKQQFRWSLGTVGLFREIVKAFVKNPGRLNLYKWWEYMLSCTHYFIGWVMLILVISPVLFILFNIPTYFAKPELYFMFYIPYILLSFSLFLWSLRQRRYKFFEIVNGVLLQAICFPVYMKASLLAISGYRGSFKTTPKGQSLSLPFYTLWPQVGLALLCFTAAIWAGMRIYFERELVLALSVNSFWCLYHFLILVFVVYFNHPLEKEPESL
- a CDS encoding tetratricopeptide repeat protein, with the translated sequence MKTIKPTIFIMISCAVLVGIIPGSAFCSESSFEDSQNLFLEDIPDWEARLELARLLSYTERYEESVQQYKKLLNQKPDLAEARLELARVLYWKGDLDEAEKVFSSVPEKQLSAAAKLEMADIYVARKEYEPAIEIYTDHLSSEPSDHGVRLKLAQVLSWTGDYEASAKEFRTILKERPDDIQVRRKYAQVLIWSEQFDQAITELEKTLAD
- a CDS encoding hexameric tyrosine-coordinated heme protein, which produces MKKVYLIVFMMVFFSFIFVSFAAAEESMTKQKKEESLSLIVATPEDGFQLAIALSRKGVTETQPDKEVLKKLRPAYAHDPDSLIAASQVIAIHFQTIAAANNYWRSEE
- a CDS encoding PilZ domain-containing protein; amino-acid sequence: MTTLEKRSEERLPLESATLPLLGSRQEDFQPFQYLVQDLSANGVRIAIPSWAQRREKLYRGDAVNLHLPYQLYGQSKNQGIVAWENWDPQMQIQSCGISLHRHFPETYPVYISLETREAVVNLSVVQSVANILCKVLKDAVLLKRGLLIYMEHLVAYLTRVSRFSKKEYADFRGLIIEDIQSGLKDNLRYLEALYQDALNAASEHEIFDRLDIDDIRKKMEPELYVDLFRSVLDSEIIQRYLVALKVLEKKGFNNYNTLVILYVNSL